One part of the Neoarius graeffei isolate fNeoGra1 chromosome 2, fNeoGra1.pri, whole genome shotgun sequence genome encodes these proteins:
- the ehf gene encoding ETS homologous factor, with the protein MVLHSGCSMSIPASVSIESQLPASWSPHYNSSDASMVSSGYANRLWSQDLHPQYWSKYQVWEWLQQTLDMHQIDAMSIPFNNFDLDGRQLCSMSYQDFTHLAGSVGPVLYQSLTDLKWGSQYGSSADMFSPGDIKTELDDLPCSILPYKEEPSFYTTSDHFDIKTPFQPTTVMTSPAPCSPDPKRPHSRSQQVKKHNPRGTHLWEFIRDILLNPERNPGLIKWENRSEGVFRFLKSEAVAQLWGKKKNNSSMTYEKLSRAMRYYYKREILERVDGRRLVYKFGRNARGWRETEK; encoded by the exons ATGGTCCTTCATAGTGGCTGCAGCATGAGCATCCCTGCTAGTGTGAGTATTGAGAGCCAGCTGCCTGCCTCCTGGAGCCCCCACTACAACAGCTCAGATG CATCCATGGTGTCATCGGGTTATGCTAATCGTCTGTGGTCTCAAGACCTCCACCCACAGTATTGGTCCAAATATCAGGTGTGGGAGTGGCTTCAGCAGACCCTAGACATGCACCAGATTGATGCCATGTCCATCCCCTTCAATAACTTTGACCTGGATGGAAGGCAGCTGTGTAGCATGAGCTATCAAGACTTCACTCATTTGGCTGGATCTGTTGGTCCAGTCCTCTACCAGAGTCTGACTGATCTCAAGTGGGGCA GTCAATATGGCTCCTCAGCAGATATGTTTTCACCAGGGGATATTAAAACAGAATTAGATG ATCTTCCATGTTCAATCTTACCTTACAAAGAGGAGCCCAGTTTCTACACCACCTCAG ATCATTTTGACATTAAAACCCCATTTCAGCCGACAACAGTGATGACTTCACCAGCTCCCTGTAGTCCAG ACCCTAAAAGACCCCACAGCCGCTCCCAACAGGTGAAAAAACACA ACCCTCGTGGGACCCATCTGTGGGAGTTCATACGGGATATTTTGCTGAACCCAGAGAGGAACCCAGGCCTGATTAAATGGGAGAACAGATCAGAGGGTGTATTTCGCTTCCTGAAGTCTGAGGCTGTAGCACAGTTATGgggaaagaagaagaacaacagcaGCATGACTTATGAGAAGCTCAGTCGGGCAATGAG GTATTACTACAAACGAGAGATTTTAGAACGTGTAGATGGACGCAGGCTGGTttacaagtttggaaggaatgcaCGTGGATGGAGAGAAACAGAGAAGTGA